A part of Helicobacter himalayensis genomic DNA contains:
- the rseP gene encoding RIP metalloprotease RseP: protein MGLALALIALCFLVLFHELGHFLIARLCGIGVEVFSIGFGKKLCTFTHKGTQYALSLIPLGGYVKLKGLEYSADSRTSQFSQTLETPRALESTSEAKHISKSPHTQSLDSYESKSPIVRLLVLLGGPVFNLLLGFLLYFGICFNGAVGLAPVVGGLQEDSPAQKAGILTGDRIIKIENENIFLWQDISNALQKHSSLSALKFLIQRDSENIESSNVDSQTIELFITPFFRQGQNMFKEPQTQAFIGIYATQKAEVLDFSLLQSLQIAWRKTLESTHFIAQSIAKLASGVVSVREVSGVVGMTGTLSHIAQSDLVVFFGFCALLSINLGLINLLPIPLLDGGQILFVLYEMLTRKEPNERILRLLSLLGLAFIVAIMLLGLFNDMTRLLY, encoded by the coding sequence TTGGGGCTAGCTCTCGCGCTCATCGCGCTTTGCTTTCTTGTGCTATTCCACGAGTTGGGGCATTTTCTCATCGCGCGTTTGTGTGGGATTGGCGTTGAGGTGTTTAGCATTGGTTTTGGTAAAAAGCTTTGCACCTTCACCCACAAAGGCACGCAGTATGCGCTCTCACTCATTCCGCTTGGTGGCTATGTGAAGCTAAAGGGTTTGGAATATAGCGCGGATTCTCGAACTTCGCAATTTTCGCAAACCTTAGAAACTCCGCGCGCTTTGGAATCCACTTCAGAAGCCAAACATATTTCAAAATCCCCACACACACAAAGTTTAGATTCTTATGAAAGCAAATCGCCTATTGTGCGACTTTTGGTGCTGCTTGGCGGTCCTGTTTTTAATCTTTTGCTTGGATTTTTGCTCTATTTTGGAATCTGCTTTAATGGTGCAGTTGGTTTAGCACCTGTGGTTGGGGGTTTGCAAGAAGATTCACCAGCACAAAAAGCCGGAATCTTAACCGGCGATAGGATTATAAAAATTGAAAATGAAAATATTTTTTTATGGCAGGATATTAGCAACGCATTGCAAAAGCATAGCTCTTTAAGTGCGTTAAAATTCCTCATTCAACGAGATTCTGAAAATATAGAATCTAGCAATGTAGATTCTCAAACAATAGAACTTTTTATCACACCATTTTTCAGGCAAGGGCAAAACATGTTTAAAGAACCACAAACGCAAGCATTCATCGGAATCTACGCCACGCAAAAAGCAGAAGTGCTTGATTTCTCACTTTTGCAATCCTTGCAAATCGCATGGCGCAAGACTTTAGAATCTACGCATTTCATAGCCCAAAGTATTGCAAAGCTTGCAAGTGGCGTGGTGAGCGTGCGTGAAGTGAGTGGCGTGGTGGGTATGACAGGCACACTTAGCCATATCGCTCAAAGCGATTTGGTGGTGTTTTTTGGCTTTTGCGCACTTCTTTCAATCAATCTTGGGCTTATTAATCTTTTGCCAATCCCCCTCCTTGATGGCGGACAGATTCTTTTTGTGTTGTATGAAATGCTAACGCGCAAAGAGCCAAACGAGCGCATTTTGCGACTTCTTAGCTTGTTGGGGTTGGCGTTTATTGTTGCGATTATGCTTTTGGGGCTTTTTAATGATATGACAAGGCTTCTTTATTAA
- the pgsA gene encoding CDP-diacylglycerol--glycerol-3-phosphate 3-phosphatidyltransferase, producing the protein MRYVPNILSISRIMLAILLLFFVLHYELIFPVYMDFSWVNYFACLIFCIASLTDFFDGYIAREYNFKSLFGEVFDPLADKMLILSAFIALLVLERANAWAVFLILSREFFITGLRVVVASSGKSVAASQAGKYKTGAQIAAIAFLLADFFPGGEVLLWFATFLTLYSGVEYTIKYYKTLKD; encoded by the coding sequence TTGCGCTATGTGCCTAATATTCTAAGCATTTCTCGTATTATGTTAGCGATTTTGCTACTTTTTTTTGTGTTGCATTATGAGCTGATTTTCCCTGTATATATGGATTTTTCGTGGGTGAATTATTTTGCCTGTCTTATTTTTTGTATTGCGAGTTTGACAGATTTTTTTGATGGCTATATCGCGCGAGAATACAACTTCAAGTCCCTTTTTGGTGAGGTTTTTGACCCATTAGCGGACAAAATGCTTATTCTCTCAGCCTTTATTGCATTGCTTGTGCTAGAGAGAGCAAATGCGTGGGCGGTATTTTTGATTTTAAGCAGGGAATTTTTTATCACAGGTTTGCGCGTGGTGGTGGCGAGCAGTGGGAAAAGCGTCGCCGCCTCGCAAGCTGGCAAATACAAAACCGGTGCGCAAATTGCTGCAATTGCCTTTTTATTAGCGGATTTTTTCCCCGGTGGCGAGGTTTTGCTGTGGTTTGCGACATTTTTAACGTTGTATTCTGGCGTTGAATACACGATAAAATACTACAAAACGCTAAAGGACTAG
- a CDS encoding GmrSD restriction endonuclease domain-containing protein, which produces MSQGQSKVADVFNNGIFEIPNYQRDYAWRAKNLEDLWEDLLEAEQAQSDEMGHFLGTIVIAKNLIDSSVYDIIDGQQRSTTLFMLRYALNYKKQNPKRDINKFLDDDDKPRLRVIEQNREFFSKILKQAEEGEVNSGLKKEAKTDGQKNLYEVFNAIWAKVGGLESERAKTLLDVLDKMVLMRLEEKDSGRAIRMFQTVNDRGVPLLILDKLKSLLILYSNKYCNATLDKVINERFGEIFKIITEIRKCHVASSLGDKDFNKEVESRIFNYHALGQEGIGHYSYGAKEAYTKLKDVLKSKIKGLQESETNKEQILRDLRDWLDTYSKDLRDFFKAFLEIAKMAENSIEAFKLLYILRINPFFYASLVRLKINNILDDECLRLFAKAQICFYGLDSTNDSSAYKLYEYAESKETFKKEIIEMCKKCRKGNFGDINEFLNKIALNNFTWGKYFHYLFLTYHSENLSVGDFKDILENKKVYDMSIEHIIPQNAVANGSLRDYKFESSDEFSGLKDTFGNLLILENNLNAKCKDAGLAKKQEIYKESSIFYNRQFANREDFLSFNKENIKQENEKFTQWAKEEFFKEFL; this is translated from the coding sequence ATGAGTCAAGGTCAAAGCAAAGTTGCAGATGTTTTTAATAATGGAATTTTTGAGATTCCAAACTATCAGCGAGATTATGCTTGGAGAGCGAAAAATTTAGAGGATTTATGGGAAGATTTATTAGAGGCAGAACAAGCCCAAAGTGATGAAATGGGACATTTTCTAGGCACGATTGTTATTGCGAAAAATCTTATAGATTCTAGCGTGTATGATATTATTGATGGTCAGCAGAGAAGCACTACACTTTTTATGTTGCGCTATGCGCTAAATTATAAGAAGCAGAACCCCAAGCGCGACATAAACAAATTTTTAGACGATGATGACAAGCCTAGACTAAGAGTGATTGAGCAAAATAGAGAATTTTTTAGCAAGATTTTAAAACAAGCAGAAGAAGGAGAAGTAAATTCTGGGTTAAAAAAAGAGGCAAAAACTGATGGGCAAAAAAACCTTTATGAAGTTTTTAATGCAATTTGGGCAAAAGTAGGTGGGTTAGAATCAGAGAGGGCAAAAACACTTTTAGATGTGCTTGATAAAATGGTGCTTATGCGCTTAGAAGAAAAAGATTCTGGTAGGGCAATTAGAATGTTTCAAACCGTCAATGATAGAGGCGTGCCACTTTTAATTTTAGACAAACTCAAATCCTTGCTTATTTTATATTCTAATAAATATTGCAATGCCACACTTGATAAAGTCATTAATGAACGTTTTGGAGAGATTTTTAAAATCATCACAGAGATAAGAAAATGCCATGTTGCCTCGTCTTTAGGAGATAAGGATTTTAACAAGGAAGTGGAATCTAGAATCTTCAATTATCACGCATTAGGGCAAGAAGGCATAGGACATTACAGCTATGGTGCTAAAGAGGCTTATACAAAACTCAAAGATGTATTAAAAAGTAAAATCAAAGGTTTGCAAGAAAGTGAAACAAATAAAGAACAAATCTTGCGAGATTTACGCGATTGGCTTGATACCTACTCAAAAGATTTGCGTGATTTTTTTAAAGCATTTTTAGAAATTGCTAAAATGGCAGAAAACAGCATAGAAGCTTTCAAATTGCTTTATATCTTAAGAATCAATCCTTTCTTTTATGCATCTTTAGTGAGATTAAAAATCAATAATATTTTAGATGATGAGTGCTTAAGGCTTTTTGCTAAGGCTCAAATATGCTTTTATGGTCTAGATTCCACAAATGATTCTTCTGCTTACAAACTCTACGAATATGCAGAAAGTAAAGAAACATTTAAGAAAGAGATAATTGAAATGTGCAAAAAATGTAGAAAAGGTAACTTTGGAGACATTAATGAGTTTCTAAATAAGATTGCTTTGAATAATTTTACTTGGGGAAAATATTTTCATTATTTATTTTTAACCTATCATTCAGAGAATTTGAGTGTAGGGGATTTTAAAGACATCTTAGAGAATAAAAAAGTATATGATATGAGCATTGAGCATATAATCCCACAAAATGCGGTAGCAAATGGCTCTTTAAGGGACTATAAATTTGAATCTAGCGATGAATTTAGCGGGCTTAAAGATACATTTGGCAATTTACTTATTTTAGAAAACAACTTAAATGCTAAGTGCAAAGATGCTGGATTAGCCAAAAAACAAGAGATTTATAAAGAATCTAGCATTTTTTACAATAGGCAATTTGCAAACAGAGAGGATTTCTTATCTTTCAATAAAGAAAATATAAAACAAGAAAATGAGAAATTCACACAATGGGCTAAAGAAGAGTTTTTCAAAGAATTTTTATAA
- a CDS encoding alpha/beta hydrolase has translation MKKVCSKYSMPICFKLLGLIFALFLGGCDMTQANKTNNWDKVFTQSQEVEVQKVHFKNRYGITLVGDLYMPKDVESSKLPAVAISGPFGAVKEQASGLYAQTLAQKGFITLAFDPSYTGESGGEPRNVASPDINTEDFSAAVDYLSNFANVDSDRIGILGICGFGGFALNAAAIDTRIKASVASTMYDMTRVNARGYFDSIDVKARYELKQNLNAQRTLDFKNASYAPAGGLPDKLTGDEPQFVKDYFDYYKTQRGFHERSINSNGAWNLTSSLSLINMPILAYSDEIQSAVLVIHGDKAHSKYFSEDAFKKLKGDNKELLIIEDASHVDLYDNIQKIPFDKIAQFFNQYLK, from the coding sequence ATGAAAAAAGTTTGTAGTAAGTATTCTATGCCTATTTGTTTTAAACTTTTAGGCTTGATTTTTGCATTATTTTTAGGAGGATGTGATATGACACAAGCAAACAAAACAAACAATTGGGACAAAGTTTTCACACAAAGTCAAGAAGTAGAAGTGCAAAAAGTGCATTTTAAAAACCGCTATGGAATCACCCTTGTTGGTGATTTGTATATGCCTAAAGATGTAGAATCTAGCAAACTCCCCGCAGTGGCTATTAGCGGACCATTTGGTGCGGTTAAAGAGCAAGCAAGCGGATTGTATGCTCAAACTCTCGCACAAAAGGGCTTTATCACACTTGCCTTTGACCCTTCTTACACAGGAGAAAGCGGTGGAGAACCTCGCAATGTCGCCTCCCCTGATATCAACACAGAAGATTTCAGCGCGGCAGTGGATTATCTTAGCAATTTTGCAAATGTAGATTCTGATAGGATTGGAATCTTAGGCATTTGCGGATTTGGCGGATTCGCACTTAATGCTGCGGCGATAGATACGCGTATTAAGGCAAGCGTTGCCTCCACGATGTATGACATGACGCGCGTGAATGCAAGGGGCTATTTTGATTCCATAGATGTAAAGGCGCGTTATGAACTCAAGCAAAATTTAAACGCGCAACGCACATTGGACTTTAAAAATGCTAGCTATGCGCCTGCTGGTGGATTGCCAGATAAACTCACAGGCGATGAGCCGCAATTTGTGAAAGATTATTTTGATTATTACAAAACCCAGAGAGGATTTCACGAACGCTCGATAAATTCTAATGGCGCTTGGAATCTCACTTCATCTTTATCGCTTATTAATATGCCTATTTTGGCATATAGTGATGAAATACAAAGCGCGGTGCTTGTAATCCACGGAGATAAAGCCCATAGCAAATATTTTAGTGAAGATGCGTTTAAAAAATTAAAAGGTGATAATAAAGAATTATTGATTATTGAAGACGCAAGTCATGTGGATTTATATGATAATATACAAAAGATTCCATTTGACAAAATTGCCCAATTTTTTAACCAATATTTAAAATAA
- a CDS encoding type ISP restriction/modification enzyme, translating to MMKTYLQDIKDLSPQDKEHSRRTQLENFLNRLKDKLAQNNKELLNLHVAHEPNNDKEGRGAPDFLIQNQGLVVGYIENKRVNADLDSLLQSPQIEKYLSLSDNLMLTDYLRFCIVRKSEKGKAQIIKSVRICEFDALKSIAKSSAGGGQILEAKTEELQELFKLFFSHSPKPINTALEFANSLALRTRILKDELLANKDNEPILNVYNDFKNSLYKELEFEIFADSFAQTLTYSLFLARLNNDSNKEIDLYNAKKFIPKNFPLIRAMSGFLEELEDLDSIKWLLKEILNIISHINITSIILDLNKAIQKDLLGNYFHKDPYLHFYETFLSQYDPKMREIRGVYYTPAPVVSFIINAIDSTLKTHFALKEGLSDAVKKDSNITLLDFATGTGTFLLEAFRKALESIRKNNIRYEPKALLSKFFGFEFLISPYTIAHLKLSQSFKEEFNASLEGKEERLGIYLTNTLYYKDAKQEQAEKSNLFVGNPELLKEALEAQNTKEKPILIITGNPPYSGASANKGLFEDNVRITYGLEPSEANLSKEEQENIRLYLQNPKNATYKNSFKAILERKKLKNEKNPKWLLDDYVKFICFAESKIKAQHSGIFAFISNNSFLDNPTFRGMRYSLLKTFDAIYILDLHGNVRKKETTPSGEIDQNVFDIMQGVSINIFVKNKNSSLGVQCDKIQDFSQGTDAKSANLAKNPENLHSHTANTRICDSNPFPCHSEPALAGEESQPITSPSCAEGARGWVESQNLAQIYHYDLQGKRGDKYDFLLSNTLDSIKWNKLKPKAPFYLFIPQNEDLRAEYEKGWSVKDIFRVSNTGIVTKRDNLCIQKTKEKVWEAMQDILNLEKNEFYAKYKLPADVRDWRYEWAKEDVLNNNSKDKIQKIAYRPFDTRYIFYSGKSRGFVGWPVPIVSEHFLQGGNCAISIPRQLKDTNKEWNHCMPTQNITDQALSSGGNGPNTIMPLYLKNTESTSTKKGKKDCHSEALAEESHSNKRYFAPTQYDNVEWVENFTQEFREFIDSKYQWEQSDYDKYPHFFKINSKILSEKCGLQEKSQESCPQGNDRSDFSQLPHLSPKAEFILTPEAILGYIYAVLFHKTYREKYIDFLKIDFPKIPFVESKEKFLALSALGEELIAVHLMQDGQIRERERERERTENDENGLQYRVGGFKENDYLRGLEVGIYKQHNSGTRIIGRQQGRREYIPSLSLPKGLNMGLVCDRGCKLQEVNNIFITQNIIDLHLVGSGSYVFPLYLYKE from the coding sequence ATAATGAAAACCTACCTTCAAGATATAAAAGACCTTAGCCCACAAGATAAAGAGCATTCAAGAAGAACGCAGTTAGAAAATTTTCTAAATCGTCTTAAAGACAAGCTCGCACAAAATAACAAAGAGCTTTTAAATTTACACGTTGCACACGAGCCAAACAACGACAAAGAAGGCAGAGGCGCGCCAGACTTTCTTATCCAAAATCAAGGCTTGGTGGTTGGCTATATTGAAAACAAACGCGTAAATGCAGACCTTGATTCTTTATTACAAAGCCCACAAATTGAAAAATACTTATCTTTAAGTGATAATCTTATGCTAACAGATTATTTGCGCTTTTGCATTGTGCGCAAAAGTGAAAAAGGCAAGGCGCAGATTATAAAAAGTGTGCGAATTTGTGAATTTGATGCGCTTAAAAGTATTGCCAAAAGCTCTGCGGGGGGGGGGCAAATCCTAGAAGCAAAGACAGAGGAATTACAAGAATTATTTAAACTCTTTTTTAGCCATAGTCCAAAGCCCATAAACACAGCCCTAGAATTTGCCAATTCCCTAGCTTTAAGGACGCGCATTTTAAAAGATGAGCTTTTAGCAAACAAAGACAATGAACCAATTTTAAACGTTTATAATGATTTTAAAAACTCCCTTTATAAAGAGCTTGAATTTGAGATTTTTGCCGATAGTTTTGCTCAAACCCTAACTTACAGCCTTTTCTTAGCAAGGCTTAATAATGATAGCAATAAAGAAATCGACCTTTATAACGCCAAAAAATTCATACCCAAAAACTTCCCTTTAATCCGCGCTATGAGTGGCTTTTTGGAGGAATTAGAGGATTTGGATTCTATAAAATGGCTCTTAAAAGAAATACTAAACATCATCTCTCACATAAACATAACAAGCATTATCTTAGACCTAAACAAAGCCATTCAAAAGGATTTATTAGGAAATTATTTTCACAAAGACCCGTATTTGCACTTTTATGAAACTTTTCTTTCTCAATACGACCCAAAAATGCGTGAGATTCGCGGCGTGTATTATACCCCCGCACCTGTGGTAAGCTTTATCATCAATGCCATAGATTCCACTTTGAAAACTCATTTTGCCCTAAAAGAAGGCTTAAGTGATGCAGTAAAAAAGGATTCTAATATCACGCTTTTAGACTTTGCCACAGGCACGGGGACATTTTTGCTAGAAGCCTTCCGCAAAGCCTTAGAATCTATCCGCAAAAATAACATAAGATACGAGCCTAAAGCCCTACTTTCCAAATTCTTTGGCTTTGAGTTTTTAATCTCTCCTTACACCATAGCACATCTTAAACTTTCTCAAAGTTTCAAAGAAGAATTTAACGCGTCTTTAGAGGGCAAAGAAGAAAGATTAGGCATTTACCTAACCAACACGCTTTATTATAAAGATGCCAAACAAGAGCAAGCAGAAAAATCAAATCTTTTTGTAGGCAACCCAGAACTCCTCAAAGAAGCCCTTGAAGCACAAAACACCAAAGAAAAGCCTATCCTAATCATCACAGGAAACCCACCTTATAGCGGAGCTAGTGCAAACAAAGGCTTATTTGAGGATAATGTGCGCATAACTTATGGCTTAGAGCCAAGTGAGGCAAATTTAAGCAAAGAGGAGCAAGAAAACATTAGGCTTTATTTACAAAACCCTAAAAATGCAACTTACAAAAATAGTTTTAAAGCAATTTTAGAGCGCAAAAAGCTTAAAAATGAGAAAAATCCCAAATGGCTACTTGATGATTATGTGAAGTTTATCTGCTTTGCAGAATCTAAAATCAAAGCCCAGCATAGCGGAATCTTTGCCTTTATCTCAAATAATAGCTTTTTAGACAATCCCACTTTTCGCGGTATGCGCTATTCACTCTTAAAAACCTTCGATGCAATCTACATCTTAGACCTACATGGCAACGTGAGGAAAAAGGAGACCACTCCAAGCGGAGAGATAGACCAAAATGTTTTTGATATAATGCAAGGTGTTTCTATCAATATCTTTGTAAAAAATAAAAATTCGTCTTTGGGTGTGCAATGCGATAAGATTCAGGATTTTTCACAAGGCACGGACGCCAAGTCCGCTAACCTTGCAAAAAATCCTGAAAACTTACACAGCCACACCGCAAATACTAGAATTTGTGATTCTAACCCCTTCCCTTGTCATTCTGAACCTGCTTTAGCAGGTGAAGAATCCCAACCTATTACTTCCCCCTCCTGTGCGGAGGGGGCTAGGGGGTGGGTAGAATCCCAAAACCTCGCGCAAATTTACCACTATGACCTCCAAGGCAAAAGGGGCGATAAATACGATTTTCTTTTATCAAACACTTTAGATTCTATAAAGTGGAACAAACTAAAGCCAAAAGCTCCCTTTTATCTCTTTATCCCACAAAATGAGGATTTAAGGGCAGAGTATGAAAAAGGCTGGAGTGTGAAGGATATATTTAGGGTGTCAAATACGGGTATTGTTACAAAAAGGGATAATCTTTGTATCCAAAAAACTAAAGAAAAAGTTTGGGAAGCTATGCAAGACATTTTAAATTTAGAAAAAAATGAGTTTTACGCAAAATATAAACTACCCGCAGATGTAAGAGATTGGCGTTATGAATGGGCTAAAGAAGATGTATTGAATAATAATAGTAAAGATAAAATACAAAAAATAGCTTATCGTCCTTTTGATACAAGATATATTTTTTATAGTGGAAAATCAAGGGGATTCGTCGGGTGGCCTGTTCCTATTGTTTCGGAGCATTTTTTACAAGGTGGGAATTGCGCTATTAGCATTCCTAGACAACTTAAAGACACAAATAAAGAATGGAATCATTGTATGCCAACTCAAAATATTACCGACCAAGCTTTAAGTTCTGGAGGTAATGGACCAAATACCATAATGCCCCTTTATCTCAAAAACACAGAATCCACCAGCACAAAAAAGGGCAAAAAAGATTGTCATTCTGAGGCGTTAGCCGAAGAATCCCACAGCAATAAGAGATATTTCGCGCCCACTCAATATGACAATGTAGAGTGGGTAGAAAATTTCACACAAGAATTTAGAGAATTTATAGATTCCAAATACCAATGGGAGCAAAGCGATTACGACAAGTATCCGCACTTTTTTAAAATAAATTCTAAGATTTTGAGTGAGAAATGTGGGTTGCAAGAAAAATCACAAGAGAGTTGCCCACAAGGTAATGACCGCAGTGATTTTTCACAGCTCCCGCATTTATCGCCAAAAGCTGAATTTATCCTTACGCCTGAGGCGATTTTAGGCTACATCTACGCCGTGCTTTTCCACAAAACTTACCGCGAAAAATACATTGATTTTCTTAAAATTGATTTTCCAAAGATTCCATTTGTGGAATCTAAAGAGAAGTTTTTAGCCCTAAGCGCGCTAGGAGAAGAGCTTATAGCTGTGCATTTAATGCAAGATGGACAAATAAGAGAGAGAGAGAGAGAGAGAGAGAGAACAGAAAATGATGAGAATGGATTGCAATATAGGGTTGGTGGTTTCAAGGAGAACGATTATTTACGGGGGCTGGAAGTCGGTATTTATAAGCAACACAATAGCGGAACTAGGATTATTGGGCGACAACAGGGGCGGAGGGAGTATATTCCCTCTCTATCTCTACCAAAAGGCTTAAATATGGGCTTAGTGTGTGATAGAGGATGCAAACTGCAAGAGGTGAATAATATTTTCATCACCCAAAACATCATTGATTTGCATTTAGTAGGCAGTGGAAGCTATGTTTTCCCGCTTTATCTTTATAAGGAGTAA
- a CDS encoding type ISP restriction/modification enzyme yields the protein MSEAIGEALFKDANNRNLSITKPKYNEQDQRLFINESLYFDKVEKEVWEYKIGGYQVLDKYLKSHKGEKIDFEHFQKVIQSLHKSLELESKISKIRL from the coding sequence ATGAGCGAAGCAATCGGAGAGGCTTTGTTTAAAGATGCTAATAACAGAAATCTAAGCATAACAAAGCCCAAGTATAACGAGCAAGACCAAAGACTTTTTATAAACGAATCCTTATATTTTGATAAGGTAGAAAAGGAAGTATGGGAGTATAAAATCGGCGGTTATCAGGTTTTAGACAAATACTTAAAAAGCCATAAAGGAGAAAAAATAGATTTTGAGCATTTTCAAAAAGTAATCCAAAGTTTGCATAAAAGCTTGGAGTTAGAATCAAAAATTAGTAAAATAAGGTTATAA
- the smpB gene encoding SsrA-binding protein SmpB: MQKPKERAFKEVAKNKKAFFDYEILESLEAGLVLLGSEVKSARAGRVNLKDSFVRIMKEEAFLFNTHFGALEQTNAHFKPDERRVRKLLLHKKQITKLLGSVSVQGLSIVPLSLYFNHKNKLKVQIALVKGKKLYDKRESLKKKQQLKDAQLSLKEAMKR, from the coding sequence GCGCGCATTCAAGGAAGTGGCGAAAAATAAAAAGGCTTTTTTTGATTATGAAATTTTAGAGAGTTTGGAGGCGGGGCTTGTGCTACTTGGGAGCGAGGTGAAGTCCGCGCGCGCTGGGCGGGTAAATCTCAAGGATAGTTTTGTGCGGATTATGAAAGAAGAAGCATTTTTGTTTAATACGCATTTTGGCGCGCTGGAGCAGACAAACGCGCATTTTAAGCCCGATGAAAGGCGCGTGCGTAAGCTACTACTGCATAAAAAGCAAATCACCAAACTGCTTGGGAGTGTTTCTGTGCAGGGCTTAAGCATTGTGCCTTTGAGCTTGTATTTTAATCATAAAAATAAATTAAAAGTCCAAATCGCGCTTGTGAAGGGTAAAAAACTCTATGACAAACGCGAGAGCCTTAAGAAAAAGCAACAGCTCAAAGACGCGCAACTAAGCCTTAAGGAGGCAATGAAAAGATAG